From a region of the Pseudoxanthomonas sp. X-1 genome:
- a CDS encoding response regulator transcription factor has protein sequence MRVLIVEDDAAIAEAVVAAMRQQGHAVDHLADGARADLALRDTEYQLLVLDLGLLGPMDGVQVLQRLRARAATTAVLVITAREGLEDRVQVLDLGADDYLVKPFALKEFEARVRSLLRRMVSQGAPELRLGQLRLDLAGHRAWIGEDALELTAREFGLLGALATRTGRVASRAQLVEVLCGWDADISDNGLDIAMYRLRRKLQGSGVGVRTIRGLGYLLQEQQDAGDDA, from the coding sequence ATGCGCGTGCTGATCGTCGAAGACGACGCGGCCATCGCCGAGGCCGTGGTGGCCGCGATGCGCCAGCAGGGGCACGCGGTGGATCACCTGGCCGATGGCGCCCGCGCCGACCTGGCGCTGCGCGACACCGAGTACCAGCTGCTGGTGCTGGACCTGGGCCTGCTGGGGCCGATGGACGGCGTGCAGGTGCTGCAACGCCTGCGTGCGCGGGCGGCGACCACCGCGGTGCTGGTGATCACCGCGCGCGAGGGCCTTGAGGATCGCGTGCAGGTGCTGGACCTGGGCGCCGACGACTATCTGGTCAAGCCGTTCGCGCTGAAGGAGTTCGAGGCGCGGGTGCGCTCGCTGCTGCGGCGCATGGTCAGCCAGGGCGCGCCCGAACTGCGCCTGGGCCAGCTGCGGCTGGACCTGGCCGGGCACCGCGCCTGGATCGGCGAGGACGCCCTGGAGCTGACCGCGCGCGAATTCGGCCTGCTCGGCGCGCTGGCCACGCGCACCGGCCGTGTCGCCAGCCGCGCGCAGCTGGTGGAGGTGCTGTGCGGCTGGGACGCGGACATCAGCGACAACGGCCTGGACATCGCCATGTACCGCCTGCGCCGCAAGCTGCAGGGCAGCGGCGTGGGCGTGCGCACCATCCGCGGCCTGGGTTACCTGCTGCAGGAGCAACAGGACGCGGGCGATGACGCCTAG
- a CDS encoding sensor histidine kinase, whose translation MAGPSPHPSLRRRLVLWLAVPMLVLLALDAALTYRVALHYANRAHDSSLADDAVTLAELLRREPQSHALSQQAQFLLRYDPNGPNYFAVISRRHGLLYGDSGLGNTRMPVPGARPVLYKGFHDQHHLRMATIGLASPYEAGDTLAVTVAETLRERHRSARDVLLMTLPLQAALIVVVLMLVWVGVDRGLGLLTPLTRRLAEREQALAPVTEADVPREILPLTRALDALFMRVRGAIALQERFITDAAHQLRTPLAGLQLHAERAMAAQDPAQLQQSLAHILAQTARAARASNQLLALSRAQAPHPGGETLESLALDRLVPHAVAARVPEALDAGLDLGYQPPEAPVPAIVGEARGVQELLDNLIDNALRYAGAGRSITVGVCAGQAWVILSVEDDGPGVPDALRARLGERFFRVPGAGGEGTGLGLAIVQGIASRHQAEVAFLRGTQGGLRVEVRFPVAPRPDTATDPVKHNPA comes from the coding sequence ATGGCAGGCCCTAGCCCGCATCCCAGCCTGCGCCGGCGGCTGGTGCTGTGGCTGGCGGTGCCGATGCTGGTGCTGCTGGCGCTGGACGCCGCGCTGACCTATCGCGTGGCGCTGCACTACGCCAACCGCGCGCACGACAGCAGCCTGGCCGACGACGCGGTCACCCTGGCCGAGCTGCTGCGGCGCGAGCCGCAGTCGCACGCGCTGTCCCAGCAGGCGCAGTTCCTGCTGCGCTACGACCCGAACGGGCCTAACTACTTCGCGGTGATCAGCCGTCGCCACGGCCTGCTCTACGGCGACAGCGGGCTCGGCAATACGCGGATGCCGGTGCCGGGGGCCAGGCCGGTGCTCTACAAGGGCTTCCACGACCAGCACCATCTGCGCATGGCGACCATCGGCCTGGCCTCGCCGTACGAGGCCGGCGACACGCTGGCCGTGACCGTGGCCGAGACCCTGCGCGAGCGCCACCGCAGCGCGCGCGACGTCCTGCTGATGACCTTGCCGTTGCAGGCCGCCCTGATCGTGGTGGTGCTGATGCTGGTCTGGGTGGGCGTGGATCGCGGGCTTGGGCTGCTGACGCCGTTGACCCGGCGCCTGGCCGAGCGCGAACAGGCGCTGGCGCCGGTTACCGAGGCCGACGTGCCGCGCGAGATCCTGCCGCTGACGCGCGCGCTGGACGCGCTGTTCATGCGCGTGCGCGGGGCGATCGCGCTGCAGGAGCGCTTCATCACCGATGCCGCCCACCAGCTGCGCACGCCGCTGGCGGGCCTGCAGCTGCATGCCGAGCGGGCGATGGCGGCGCAGGACCCGGCGCAGCTGCAGCAGTCACTGGCGCACATCCTGGCGCAGACCGCGCGCGCGGCGCGCGCCTCCAACCAGCTGCTGGCGCTCAGTCGCGCGCAGGCCCCGCATCCGGGCGGAGAGACGCTGGAATCGCTGGCCCTGGACCGGCTGGTGCCGCACGCGGTGGCCGCGCGCGTGCCCGAGGCGCTCGATGCCGGCCTGGACCTGGGCTATCAGCCCCCGGAGGCGCCGGTACCGGCGATCGTCGGCGAAGCGCGCGGGGTCCAGGAGCTGCTCGACAACCTGATCGACAACGCCCTGCGCTACGCCGGCGCGGGCCGCAGCATCACCGTCGGCGTCTGCGCCGGGCAGGCGTGGGTGATCCTCAGCGTGGAAGACGACGGCCCGGGCGTGCCCGATGCGCTGCGCGCGCGGCTGGGCGAGCGCTTCTTCCGGGTGCCCGGCGCCGGTGGCGAGGGCACCGGGCTGGGGCTGGCCATCGTGCAGGGCATCGCCAGCCGCCATCAGGCCGAGGTGGCGTTCCTGCGCGGCACGCAGGGCGGGCTGCGGGTGGAGGTGCGCTTCCCCGTGGCGCCGCGGCCGGACACGGCGACCGATCCGGTCAAGCACAACCCGGCGTAA
- a CDS encoding alpha/beta fold hydrolase encodes MIRSSEFFFEGGRDGVLLIHGLTGTPAEMRRVGTGLHRAGFTVHGVQLAGHCGDLDDLLATGWRDWYASVEQAADALARRVDRVFVAGLSMGALLALELASQRPERVAGVGVYGATFVYDGWNIPWTRHLSFLLPLFKATGIGRDRMFMEEPPYGLRDERLRAQISAAMQGADSSVAGLPGNPWHSLAELRALAARVRRHLPQVTAPCLVAHATEDDVASLRNAQWVLDGVSGPTEFLSMHDSYHMLTLDRQRRLLTDRTAAFFQGIAQPHAAVPVAAGVQRLHEALA; translated from the coding sequence GTGATCCGTTCAAGCGAATTCTTCTTCGAAGGGGGCCGCGACGGCGTTCTGCTGATCCACGGCCTGACCGGCACCCCGGCCGAGATGCGCCGGGTCGGCACCGGCCTGCACCGCGCCGGCTTCACCGTGCACGGGGTGCAGCTGGCCGGCCACTGCGGCGACCTGGACGACCTGCTGGCCACCGGCTGGCGCGACTGGTACGCCAGCGTCGAGCAGGCCGCCGACGCGCTGGCCCGGCGGGTGGACCGGGTGTTCGTGGCCGGGCTGTCGATGGGCGCGCTGCTGGCGCTGGAACTGGCCAGCCAGCGGCCGGAGCGGGTGGCGGGCGTCGGCGTGTACGGCGCGACCTTCGTCTACGACGGCTGGAACATCCCGTGGACGCGGCATCTGTCGTTCCTGCTGCCGCTGTTCAAGGCCACCGGCATCGGCCGCGACCGCATGTTCATGGAGGAACCGCCGTACGGGCTGCGCGACGAGCGCCTGCGCGCGCAGATCAGCGCGGCGATGCAGGGCGCGGACAGCAGCGTGGCCGGACTGCCCGGCAACCCGTGGCATTCGCTGGCCGAGCTGCGGGCGCTGGCCGCGCGCGTGCGCCGTCATCTGCCGCAGGTCACCGCGCCGTGCCTGGTGGCCCATGCCACGGAGGACGACGTGGCCAGCCTGCGCAATGCGCAGTGGGTGCTGGACGGGGTGTCGGGACCGACCGAATTCCTGTCGATGCATGACAGCTACCACATGCTGACCCTGGACCGGCAGCGACGCCTGCTGACCGATCGCACGGCGGCGTTCTTCCAGGGCATCGCCCAGCCGCACGCGGCGGTGCCGGTGGCCGCCGGCGTGCAGCGCCTGCACGAGGCGCTGGCATGA
- a CDS encoding EamA family transporter — protein MSMTVALLWLLTVLVDTGGQLAFKAAAVDGGEADANLARWRHRLARPWLWLGIACYVVEFLAWAAFLSLVPLSRGVLLGSVNILALMLAGRLFFGERLTPLRVAGMGLIGLGVAVVGVGG, from the coding sequence ATGAGCATGACGGTGGCCCTGCTGTGGCTGCTGACCGTGCTGGTGGATACCGGCGGCCAGTTGGCCTTCAAGGCCGCGGCGGTCGATGGCGGTGAGGCCGACGCCAACCTGGCGCGCTGGCGGCACCGGCTGGCGCGGCCGTGGCTGTGGCTGGGCATCGCCTGCTATGTAGTGGAGTTCCTGGCCTGGGCGGCGTTCCTGTCGCTGGTGCCGCTGTCGCGCGGCGTGCTGCTGGGCTCGGTCAACATCCTGGCGCTGATGCTGGCCGGGCGGCTGTTCTTCGGCGAGCGGCTGACGCCGCTGCGGGTGGCTGGCATGGGGCTGATCGGCCTGGGCGTGGCGGTGGTGGGAGTGGGCGGATGA
- a CDS encoding EamA family transporter: protein MNRLYVFGFPLLMAFDTLAQLSFKLAGDHALPLEWGLPWLQRLFGQPWIYGAIVGYIGAFFTWMTLLERAPIGPAFAASHLEVVSVLLVSAWLLGEPITAVHLVGAALILAGVACLARAETQVVETAGAAAA from the coding sequence ATGAACCGGCTGTACGTGTTCGGCTTTCCGCTGCTGATGGCGTTCGACACGCTGGCGCAGCTGTCCTTCAAGCTCGCCGGCGATCATGCGCTGCCGCTGGAATGGGGTCTGCCCTGGCTGCAGCGGCTGTTCGGCCAGCCGTGGATCTATGGCGCGATCGTGGGCTACATCGGCGCCTTCTTCACCTGGATGACGCTGCTGGAGCGCGCGCCGATCGGCCCGGCCTTCGCCGCCTCGCATCTGGAGGTGGTCAGCGTGCTGCTGGTGTCGGCTTGGCTGCTGGGCGAGCCGATCACCGCCGTGCATCTGGTGGGCGCGGCGCTGATCCTGGCGGGCGTGGCCTGCCTGGCGCGTGCCGAGACCCAGGTCGTCGAGACCGCCGGTGCTGCCGCGGCGTGA
- a CDS encoding DegT/DnrJ/EryC1/StrS family aminotransferase has product MLPRRELPPTAGLPLRWTDLLPGDAGLEARLAQLFGLPAPLLTCSGTAALVLSLRALRRLAPTRDEVVVPAYTCPLVAIAVHACGLRLRVCELREASFDLDPAALRALCGSRTLAVLPTHLAGRVADVADAEHAARACGAWVIEDAAQALGARVDGRSVGLRGDIGFFSLAAGKGLSLYEGGLLVSADPALRACLAEEAARVPSNLAWELRRSAELLGLALAYRPRALALAYGLPLRRALERGDPEAAVGDVFGPDIPLHRVGAWRRMVGVHASGRLPAFLHAARDRALAWKRTLEAVPGVQVYDDRPGERGTWPVLWLRLPDRARRDAALERLWTAGMGVSRMFIHALPDYAYLSDCVPQAEVPQARALAACGLTIGNGPWLDDAARARILDVLRRGTAP; this is encoded by the coding sequence GTGCTGCCGCGGCGTGAGCTGCCGCCGACGGCGGGGCTGCCGCTGCGCTGGACCGACCTGCTGCCTGGCGATGCCGGGCTGGAAGCGCGGCTGGCGCAGCTGTTCGGCCTGCCCGCGCCGCTGCTGACCTGCTCGGGCACCGCGGCGCTGGTGCTGTCGCTGCGTGCGCTGCGGCGGTTGGCGCCGACGCGTGATGAGGTCGTGGTGCCGGCCTACACCTGTCCGCTGGTGGCCATCGCGGTGCACGCCTGCGGGCTGCGCCTGCGCGTGTGCGAGCTGCGCGAGGCGTCGTTCGATCTCGACCCGGCCGCGCTGCGCGCCCTGTGCGGGTCGCGCACGCTGGCCGTGCTGCCCACCCACCTGGCCGGGCGCGTGGCCGACGTGGCCGATGCCGAACACGCGGCGCGGGCCTGTGGCGCCTGGGTGATCGAAGACGCGGCCCAGGCGCTGGGTGCGCGCGTGGACGGGCGCAGCGTCGGCCTGCGGGGCGACATCGGATTCTTCAGCCTGGCCGCGGGCAAGGGCCTGTCGCTGTACGAGGGCGGCCTGCTGGTCAGCGCCGATCCCGCGCTGCGTGCGTGCCTGGCCGAGGAAGCGGCGCGGGTGCCGTCGAATCTGGCCTGGGAGCTGCGCCGCAGCGCCGAGCTGCTGGGGCTGGCGCTGGCCTACCGGCCGCGCGCGCTGGCCCTGGCCTATGGCCTGCCGCTGCGGCGCGCGCTGGAGCGTGGCGATCCGGAGGCGGCGGTGGGAGATGTGTTCGGGCCGGACATTCCGCTGCACCGCGTCGGCGCCTGGCGGCGCATGGTCGGCGTGCATGCCAGCGGGCGGCTGCCGGCCTTCCTGCACGCCGCGCGCGATCGCGCCCTGGCCTGGAAGCGGACCCTCGAGGCCGTCCCCGGTGTGCAGGTCTACGACGACCGCCCCGGCGAGCGGGGCACCTGGCCGGTGCTGTGGCTGCGCCTGCCCGACCGCGCGCGACGCGACGCGGCGCTCGAACGGCTGTGGACCGCCGGCATGGGCGTGAGCCGCATGTTCATCCACGCCTTGCCGGATTACGCCTATCTGAGTGACTGCGTGCCGCAGGCCGAGGTGCCGCAGGCGCGCGCGTTGGCGGCATGCGGCCTGACCATCGGCAACGGCCCCTGGCTGGACGATGCCGCGCGTGCGCGCATCCTGGACGTCCTGCGCCGCGGTACCGCGCCGTAG